DNA sequence from the Roseiconus lacunae genome:
CGTACGACGTATTCGCCGAGTGGCGCAAAGATGAAGTCACCGAAATCGTCATCCGCTAACGCTTCGTCGAGAGGCGGTGGCAATGCGTTGACGATTTGCTCGGTGGCAATTCTGAAGTCCGACGAGAGATGCTTTTCGAGCGTTTCGGCGATCAAAACAATTCGCTGTTTCAGCTCCAGGTTTTTGAGTTTTTGCATCACCTGTCGTACAAAGATGCCCTCTTTGAATTCAGGATCGGCCGAGTGAAATTGCTTCGCCAGATACTCGACGCGATCACGATTGAACAAATGGTCTTTTAAGCTGAAACCGCTCACAATTCTGAATCTCCTTCGGCGACGGTCTAGATCGATTTTTCAGTGTCTTTTTATTTCCGCTGCAAACTTGGTGGCATGTCGGCTCATTGGCAAGGGCGGAATCGACTGAAATCCGGTAAGTTAATGCGATCAGTAACTTGCCTCACATTCAGATTCGCCCGCCATGATTCGCTACTTCACTCTATTCTCGATCCTCCTATTGATCGGTTCGTTGGGTTTCGAAGACTCCACTTGGGGTCAAGGAACTTCCTCGACACTGTCTACTCGCGATACCAACTCCATTGGCATCCGGGTGATTCGAGACGTTGCTTACAAAACAGGATCGGTTTCGGAAGCGGAGCAGACGCGCTGTAAGCTGGACTGGTATCTGCCGTCCACTTCATCGGACACCCCCGCGGGGTTTCCCACAATCGTTTGGTTTCACGGAGGTGGTCTGCAAAACGGCCACAAGGCGGGAGATCACGAAGTTGCGATCGCAAAACGCTATGCAGGCGATGGGATCGCCGTCGCCTCGGTGAATTATCGCTTGTCACCAAATGCGAACTACCCGGCCTATGTCGACGACGCCGCCGCCGCAGTGGCGTTCGTCTACAAAAACGTTCAATCGCACGGCGGAGACCAACGCCGCGTGTTTGTTTCGGGACACTCGGCCGGCGGCTACCTCACCGCGATGGTGGGTCTGCACCCTGAACGACTTTCGAGGTACGGCGTCAA
Encoded proteins:
- a CDS encoding alpha/beta hydrolase, with the translated sequence MIRYFTLFSILLLIGSLGFEDSTWGQGTSSTLSTRDTNSIGIRVIRDVAYKTGSVSEAEQTRCKLDWYLPSTSSDTPAGFPTIVWFHGGGLQNGHKAGDHEVAIAKRYAGDGIAVASVNYRLSPNANYPAYVDDAAAAVAFVYKNVQSHGGDQRRVFVSGHSAGGYLTAMVGLHPERLSRYGVKRTDLAGYVPIAGQMVTHSTVRGERGIPRHQPIIDEAAPSFHVTKDASPFLCFAGDNDLPARSEENRYFVAAMKAAGHDDVTFVEVAGRDHGSIANRMDEPGDEVAAALKRFINRAAH